The following proteins are co-located in the Oncorhynchus clarkii lewisi isolate Uvic-CL-2024 chromosome 30, UVic_Ocla_1.0, whole genome shotgun sequence genome:
- the LOC139389977 gene encoding sodium-dependent phosphate transporter 1-A, which translates to MESSTRASLAAATTLATTAYSSDMSGYLWLLILGFVIAFILAFSVGANDVANSFGTAVGSGVVTLRQACILATIFETVGSMLLGAKVSETIRKGIIDVNMYNGSEHVLMAGSISAMFGSAVWQLTASFLKLPISGTHCIVGATLGFSMVAKGHHGVKWMELLRIVASWFLSPLLSGIMSAILFYFVRKFILNKEDPVPNGLRALPVFYAITMAINLFSIMFTGAPLLGFNKMPWWVTLLISLGCALVTGLVVWFFVCPRLKKKIRRKVASSPCMTPLMEKTPSKPALQEHPSTIQPCDSVPQTPPAYEKRAAFKIGGSEEADLDSNMDTKDLGASSGINGMGPMTITDPHSGQAHTVHKDSGLYKDLLHKLHLAKVGDCIGDDDGRPIRRNNSYTSYTLAIYGIHGDPRYKEGELADQRRRLRLDSYNSSCSAVADGGTVAKEEAGAVGLTLEAGQDILQEEDELEVDRPEVTHLFRFLQILTACFGSFAHGGNDVSNAIGPLVALWLVFESGSVVSNAPTPIWLLLYGGVGITAGLWVWGRRVIQTMGKDLTPITPSSGFSIELSSALTVVVASNIGLPVSTTHCKVGSVVAVGWLRSRKGVDWRLFRNIFIAWFVTVPISGLISAAIMALFTYVIL; encoded by the exons ATGGAGTCTTCCACTAGAGCATCTCTCGCAGCAGCCACCACTTTAGCTACCACGGCCTATTCAAGCGATATGTCAGGCTACCTGTGGCTACTGATCCTGGGCTTTGTCATTGCCTTCATCCTGGCCTTCTCTGTGGGGGCCAATGATGTGGCCAACTCATTTGGCACGGCGGTGGGCTCTGGCGTGGTCACCTTACGGCAGGCCTGCATCCTGGCCACTATCTTTGAGACCGTGGGCTCCATGCTGTTAGGGGCCAAAGTCAGCGAGACCATCCGCAAGGGCATCATCGATGTGAACATGTACAATGGCTCTGAACACGTGCTGATGGCAGGCTCCATCAGTGCCATGTTTG GTTCTGCTGTGTGGCAACTGACCGCTTCATTTTTGAAGCTCCCTATATCTGGAACCCACTGTATTGTGGGTGCGACACTTGGTTTCTCCATGGTAGCCAAAGGTCATCACGGGGTCAAATGGATGGAGCTACTACGCATTG TGGCATCTTGGTTCCTCTCACCTCTGCTGTCAGGCATCATGTCAGCAATTCTCTTCTATTTTGTTCGTAAATTCATCCTGAATAAG GAGGACCCTGTTCCCAACGGCCTAAGAGCTCTCCCTGTCTTCTATGCTATCACCATGGCCATCAACCTGTTCTCCATCATGTTCACTGGAGCCCCCT TGCTGGGGTTCAACAAAATGCCATGGTGGGTAACACTGCTCATATCGCTAGGCTGCGCCCTCGTCACAGGCCTGGTCGTGTGGTTCTTCGTCTGTCCACGGCTCAAGAAGAAGATCAGGC GTAAAGTTGCCTCCAGCCCCTGTATGACTCCACTGATGGAGAAGACCCCTTCCAAACCTGCCCTACAGGAGCATCCCTCCACAATTCAACCTTGTGACTCTGTTCCCCAGACACCACCAGCCTATGAGAAAAGGGCGGCCTTTAAGATTGGAGGTTCGGAGGAGGCTGATCTGGACAGCAACATGGACACCAAAGACTTAGGTGCTAGCAGCG GTATTAATGGCATGGGCCCCATGACCATCACGGACCCACACAGTGGTCAGGCTCACACTGTACACAAGGATTCAGGGCTCTACAAAGACCTGCTGCACAAGCTTCACCTAGCCAAGGTGGGTGACTGCATTGGTGACGACGATGGGCGGCCCATACGGCGGAACAACAGCTACACCTCTTACACCCTGGCCATCTATGGCATCCATGGGGACCCCAGATACAAGGAGGGAGAGCTAGCAGATCAGCGGAGGAGATTGCGGCTGGACAGCTACAATAGCTCCTGCTCGGCAGTAGCAGATGGTGGCACAGTGGCTAAGGAGGAGGCAGGGGCTGTGGGGCTGACACTGGAGGCTGGCCAGGACATACTccaagaggaggatgagctggaggTGGACCGGCCAGAGGTCACACATCTCTTCCGGTTCCTCCAGATCCTCACTGCTTGTTTCGGCTCTTTCGCCCATGGAGGAAATGATGTCAG TAATGCGATTGGTCCTCTGGTGGCTCTGTGGCTGGTGTTTGAGAGTGGCTCTGTGGTGTCCAATGCTCCCACACCTATCTGGCTGCtgttgtatggaggagtgggcatCACTGCTGGGCTCTGGGTGTGGGGACGCAGAGTGATCCAGACCATGGGCAAGGACCTCACCCCAATCACCCCCTCCAG TGGATTTAGCATTGAACTGTCCTCAGCGCTCACAGTGGTAGTGGCCTCCAATATTGGTCTCCCTGTCAGCACAACTCACTGCAAG GTGGGCTCTGTGGTTGCTGTTGGATGGCTGCGCTCCAGGAAGGGTGTTGACTGGCGTTTGTTCAGGAACATCTTCATCGCCTGGTTTGTAACCGTCCCCATCTCTGGGCTCATCAGTGCTGCCATCATGGCTCTCTTCACCTATGTTATCCTGTGA